The Pongo abelii isolate AG06213 chromosome 20, NHGRI_mPonAbe1-v2.0_pri, whole genome shotgun sequence genome window below encodes:
- the IGLON5 gene encoding igLON family member 5: MPPPAPGARLRLLAAAALAGLAVISRGLLSQSLEFNSPADNYTVCEGDNATLSCFIDEHVTRVAWLNRSNILYAGNDRWTSDPRVRLLINTPEEFSILITEVGLGDEGLYTCSFQTRHQPYTTQVYLIVHVPARIVNISSPVTVNEGGNVNLLCLAVGRPEPTVTWRQLRDGFTSEGEILEISDIQRGQAGEYECVTHNGVNSAPDSRRVLVTVNYPPTITDVTSARTALGRAALLRCEAMAVPPADFQWYKDDRLLSSGTAEGLKVQTERTRSMLLFANVSARHYGNYTCRAANRLGASSASMRLLRPGSLENSAPRPPGPLALLSALGWLWWRM, from the exons GGCTGCTCTCCCAGAGCCTGGAGTTCAACTCTCCTGCCGACAACTACACAGTGTGTGAAGGTGACAACGCCACTCTCAG CTGCTTCATCGACGAGCATGTGACCCGCGTGGCCTGGCTGAACCGCTCCAACATCTTGTACGCCGGCAATGACCGCTGGACCAGCGACCCTCGGGTGCGGCTGCTCATCAACACCCCCGAGGAGTTCTCCATCCTCATCACCGAGGTGGGGCTCGGCGACGAGGGCCTCTACACCTGCTCCTTCCAGACCCGCCACCAGCCGTACACCACTCAGGTCTACCTCATTGTCCACG TCCCTGCCCGCATTGTGAACATCTCGTCGCCTGTGACGGTGAATGAGGGGGGCAATGTGAACCTGCTTTGCCTGGCCGTGGGGCGGCCGGAGCCCACGGTCACCTGGAGACAGCTCCGAG ACGGCTTCACCTCGGAAGGAGAGATCCTGGAGATCTCTGACATCCAGCGGGGCCAGGCCGGGGAGTATGAGTGCGTGACTCACAACGGGGTTAACTCGGCGCCCGACAGCCGCCGCGTGCTGGTCACAGTCAACT ATCCTCCGACCATCACGGACGTGACCAGCGCCCGCACCGCGCTGGGCCGGGCCGCCCTCCTGCGCTGCGAAGCCATGGCGGTTCCCCCCGCGGATTTCCAGTGGTACAAGGATGACAGACT GCTGAGCAGCGGCACGGCCGAGGGCCTGAAGGTGCAGACGGAGCGCACCCGCTCGATGCTTCTGTTTGCCAACGTGAGCGCCCGGCATTACGGCAACTATACGTGTCGCGCCGCCAACCGACTGGGAGCGTCCAGCGCCTCCATGCGGCTCCTGC GCCCAGGATCCCTGGAGAACTCAGCCCCGAGGCCCCCAGGGCCCCTGGCCCTCCTCTCCGCCCTGGGCTGGCTGTGGTGGAGAATGTAG